One genomic window of Panicum hallii strain FIL2 chromosome 6, PHallii_v3.1, whole genome shotgun sequence includes the following:
- the LOC112897053 gene encoding transcription factor bHLH78-like isoform X1: MEGRAGGGDYIASLLSSAPRLDFGVLGSVPAMLDAAAAGGDGGEDCLDRFCGDPGFAERAARLSSFSGQRFAGAGAAAGLFGLPPPAPAASNGEFAGSREASSVSDPASAMKDANAKKRKAPAAAKGKGKESSAQAGDQKDPDAKRCKTEGAEGKKEESPVKPKSEQAGSDSSVEDGGQKPAGKGNNAKPVEPPKDYVHVRARRGQATDSHSLAERVRRERISQRMKVLQDLVPGCNKVIGKALMLDEIINYVQSLQRQVEFLSMKLATVNPLDFSDLPTLLQKDMFQACGPSASSVFSLESSSSGFPFSDQGDVFQSFVPNGLENQCGLNPLDLALSQATNAPYAFQDGTPSTNLQQRNFWEDDLQSVFHIDNGQSQENGGVSAQSFHGQLQAGHMKIEF, encoded by the exons ATGGAGGgcagggccggcggcggggactaCATTGCCAGCCTGCTGAGCTCGGCGCCGAGGCTCGACTTCGGCGTGCTCGGCTCCGTGCCGGCGATGCtggacgccgccgcggcgggcggcgacggcggggagGACTGCCTGGATAGGTTCTGCGGCGACCCCGGGTTCgcggagcgcgcggcgcggctgtCCAGCTTCAGCGGGCAGCgcttcgccggcgccggcgccgcggccgggCTCTtcgggctgccgccgccggcgcccgccgCGAGCAACGGCGAGTTCGCCGGCTCCCGGGAGGCGTCGTCGGTGTCCGACCCGGCGTCCGCGATGAAGGACGCCAATGCCAAGAAGAGGAAGGCGCCCGCGGCGGCCAAAGGCAAGGGCAAGGAGTCCTCTGCTCAG GCTGGGGACCAGAAGGATCCGGACGCCAAGAGGTGCAAGACGGAGGGCGCcgaggggaagaaggaggagagccCCGTGAAGCCCAAGTCGGAGCAGGCCGGGAGCGACAGCTCCGTCGAGGACGGCGGGCAGAAGCCGGCGGGGAAGGGGAACAATGCCAAGCCGGTGGAGCCCCCCAAGGACTACGTCCATGTCCGGGCCAGGAGAGGGCAGGCCACTGACAGCCACAGCCTCGCCGAGAGG GTGAGAAGGGAGAGGATCAGCCAGAGGATGAAGGTTCTCCAGGACCTGGTGCCAGGATGCAACAAG GTGATTGGCAAGGCACTCATGCTTGATGAAATCATAAACTACGTGCAGTCACTGCAACGGCAAGTCGAG TTCCTCTCCATGAAGCTTGCAACTGTGAATCCACTCGACTTCAGTGACCTGCCTACCCTCCTGCAGAAGGAT ATGTTCCAAGCCTGTGGCCCTTCAGCAAGCTCAGTCTTCTCGCTGGAAAGCTCCAGCTCGGGGTTTCCCTTCAGCGACCAAGGTGACGTCTTCCAGTCGTTCGTCCCGAACGGCCTGGAGAACCAGTGCGGCCTGAACCCGCTGGACCTGGCCCTGTCCCAGGCCACCAACGCGCCGTACGCGTTTCAGGACGGGACGCCCAGCACAAACCTGCAG CAGAGGAACTTCTGGGAGGACGATCTCCAGAGCGTCTTCCACATCGACAACGGGCAGAGCCAGGAGAACGGCGGCGTCTCGGCGCAGAGCTTCCACG GTCAATTACAAGCGGGCCACATGAAAATTGAGTTCTAA
- the LOC112897053 gene encoding transcription factor bHLH78-like isoform X2: MEGRAGGGDYIASLLSSAPRLDFGVLGSVPAMLDAAAAGGDGGEDCLDRFCGDPGFAERAARLSSFSGQRFAGAGAAAGLFGLPPPAPAASNGEFAGSREASSVSDPASAMKDANAKKRKAPAAAKGKGKESSAQAGDQKDPDAKRCKTEGAEGKKEESPVKPKSEQAGSDSSVEDGGQKPAGKGNNAKPVEPPKDYVHVRARRGQATDSHSLAERVRRERISQRMKVLQDLVPGCNKVIGKALMLDEIINYVQSLQRQVEFLSMKLATVNPLDFSDLPTLLQKDMFQACGPSASSVFSLESSSSGFPFSDQGDVFQSFVPNGLENQCGLNPLDLALSQATNAPYAFQDGTPSTNLQRNFWEDDLQSVFHIDNGQSQENGGVSAQSFHGQLQAGHMKIEF; this comes from the exons ATGGAGGgcagggccggcggcggggactaCATTGCCAGCCTGCTGAGCTCGGCGCCGAGGCTCGACTTCGGCGTGCTCGGCTCCGTGCCGGCGATGCtggacgccgccgcggcgggcggcgacggcggggagGACTGCCTGGATAGGTTCTGCGGCGACCCCGGGTTCgcggagcgcgcggcgcggctgtCCAGCTTCAGCGGGCAGCgcttcgccggcgccggcgccgcggccgggCTCTtcgggctgccgccgccggcgcccgccgCGAGCAACGGCGAGTTCGCCGGCTCCCGGGAGGCGTCGTCGGTGTCCGACCCGGCGTCCGCGATGAAGGACGCCAATGCCAAGAAGAGGAAGGCGCCCGCGGCGGCCAAAGGCAAGGGCAAGGAGTCCTCTGCTCAG GCTGGGGACCAGAAGGATCCGGACGCCAAGAGGTGCAAGACGGAGGGCGCcgaggggaagaaggaggagagccCCGTGAAGCCCAAGTCGGAGCAGGCCGGGAGCGACAGCTCCGTCGAGGACGGCGGGCAGAAGCCGGCGGGGAAGGGGAACAATGCCAAGCCGGTGGAGCCCCCCAAGGACTACGTCCATGTCCGGGCCAGGAGAGGGCAGGCCACTGACAGCCACAGCCTCGCCGAGAGG GTGAGAAGGGAGAGGATCAGCCAGAGGATGAAGGTTCTCCAGGACCTGGTGCCAGGATGCAACAAG GTGATTGGCAAGGCACTCATGCTTGATGAAATCATAAACTACGTGCAGTCACTGCAACGGCAAGTCGAG TTCCTCTCCATGAAGCTTGCAACTGTGAATCCACTCGACTTCAGTGACCTGCCTACCCTCCTGCAGAAGGAT ATGTTCCAAGCCTGTGGCCCTTCAGCAAGCTCAGTCTTCTCGCTGGAAAGCTCCAGCTCGGGGTTTCCCTTCAGCGACCAAGGTGACGTCTTCCAGTCGTTCGTCCCGAACGGCCTGGAGAACCAGTGCGGCCTGAACCCGCTGGACCTGGCCCTGTCCCAGGCCACCAACGCGCCGTACGCGTTTCAGGACGGGACGCCCAGCACAAACCTGCAG AGGAACTTCTGGGAGGACGATCTCCAGAGCGTCTTCCACATCGACAACGGGCAGAGCCAGGAGAACGGCGGCGTCTCGGCGCAGAGCTTCCACG GTCAATTACAAGCGGGCCACATGAAAATTGAGTTCTAA